The Octadecabacter arcticus 238 genome contains a region encoding:
- the cbiB gene encoding adenosylcobinamide-phosphate synthase CbiB → MALVLAMVLDAIFGEPKWLWDRVPHPAIVMGRVVAKLDAALNNKTRRAGLLALVVLVGAALVVGLVMAALPGIWAEVIVGAMLLAHRSLVQHVQRVADALRLSVSDGRDAVAMIVGRDVRSMDGPAVARGAIESAAENLSDGVIAPVFWFTVAGLPGLLVYKIVNTADSMIGYRTEKYEAFGWAAAKFDDVLNWIPARLTALLIWTVAEQKASWRDIIDDAALHRSPNAGWPEAAMAPALGVSLSGPRSYDGTHEAFPWVNPDGRKDAGPNDVDRAIGLLWKAWAMTLAVAVVIALL, encoded by the coding sequence ATGGCGTTGGTTTTGGCCATGGTGCTGGACGCGATTTTCGGGGAGCCGAAGTGGCTGTGGGACCGCGTGCCCCATCCCGCCATTGTGATGGGCCGCGTCGTGGCAAAACTGGATGCGGCGCTGAACAACAAAACACGCCGGGCTGGCCTGTTGGCTCTGGTGGTGCTGGTCGGGGCGGCGCTGGTTGTCGGGCTGGTTATGGCTGCCCTGCCGGGTATTTGGGCTGAGGTAATCGTCGGCGCGATGCTGCTGGCGCATCGGTCTTTGGTGCAGCATGTACAAAGGGTTGCGGATGCGTTGCGCCTGTCCGTCAGCGACGGGCGCGATGCGGTTGCAATGATCGTGGGGCGCGACGTGCGCAGCATGGACGGGCCTGCGGTCGCGCGCGGGGCGATTGAAAGCGCTGCCGAAAACCTGAGCGACGGGGTGATTGCGCCGGTGTTCTGGTTCACAGTTGCGGGATTACCCGGGCTACTGGTCTATAAGATCGTGAACACCGCTGACAGCATGATTGGCTATCGGACCGAAAAGTATGAGGCGTTTGGTTGGGCGGCTGCGAAGTTTGATGATGTGCTGAACTGGATTCCAGCACGGCTAACAGCGCTTCTGATTTGGACCGTTGCTGAACAGAAAGCATCGTGGCGCGACATCATTGATGATGCGGCGTTGCACCGGTCCCCGAATGCCGGCTGGCCCGAGGCGGCGATGGCCCCTGCCCTTGGCGTGTCGCTGTCGGGACCGCGCAGTTATGATGGTACGCACGAGGCGTTCCCGTGGGTGAATCCCGATGGGCGCAAGGACGCCGGACCAAACGATGTGGACCGCGCCATCGGCTTGCTGTGGAAGGCTTGGGCCATGACCCTTGCTGTCGCGGTTGTGATTGCGCTGCTGTGA